The Vigna unguiculata cultivar IT97K-499-35 unplaced genomic scaffold, ASM411807v1 contig_419, whole genome shotgun sequence nucleotide sequence ttgaaagaaaaataaaatcttttatcttaaaaacataatttgataagttttaaatgattttcaattgaaatcttgtgccatagaaaaaaaaaagttaataaaatattactaaagtatcattttctaaaattaaaagaaatagaattaactaaaaatcttatagtataattatatttaaaaaatgagaaatatttaaaaatagatcaatattttaaactaaaaaataaaataaaaaagttacttttttattttattggataaaattttaaattgttttaattgaaatcttgtgatatagaaagaagataagaaaaaatattaataacatcaagttttctaaaaatcttaagggagaaatattaaaaaaatagaaaatttaaaaatcttataatagaattatattaaaaaatgagaaaaaaataaaaaaatacataagcattttcaaagtattttaaattcaaaataaataaaaagtatcttttttaattgttttgataattttttttagtttcataattgaaatctaacataataaaaaaataagatcatgaaatattagtaaaattatcattgtctaaaaaataaaaaaatataaatatatcgaAACATCgagaaatattcaaccataaatacatatttaaaaagcattttaaattaaaaatagaaaagattattattttttatttaatttgataacattttaagttttctaattgaaatattgtactacaaggaagaagataaggaaaatatcattcaaataatcttttctaaaagataaagataatagaattaaataaaaatcttataataaaattatattaaaaatatgtcaaaataaattaaaaaaatgcatgaatattttcaaaacattttaaattcaaaaccaaataatttttttttatttaatttgataaaattttaaagttttttaattccaatattgtgatataaaaaaaattaataagaaattagtaaaatatggttttctaaagaataaaatatataattaattaaaaaacttgtagtatatttgtattgaaaaaattgagaaatatttataaatagataaatatttttgactaagaaaaataaaaggttgcccttttatttaatttaatgaaattttaaatttttttagttgaaatcTTTTACTACAGGAAGAAGGTAAGAAAAAGATTAATGAAACGAAgtttccaaataaataaattacattaaagtattatattaattgaattaaattaaaaaaatgagaaaaaaaataaagatattgaaatattttcaaaatattttaaattgaaaactaaagaaaaatatctttttatatttaattttataaaatttaaaagttttttaattgaaatcttgtgttataaaaataaaggtaaataaaatattactaaattatattattctagaAGATAAACAgtagtattaaataaaaatctaatcaaaaagttatttttttatttaatttgataaaatttaaattttctaattgaaatcTTATGTTGgactaaaataatgttattaaattctaccccaaattgatataaaatttgtcCTGTTtcgataaccagagcaaaagttatggccGTTTGAAGTTTTGCTAAAAATCTACAAAACTTTTTAACTACAAACACCACTAATATGACTCTAACAGCAACACACACTCACTGAAACACAAACACTACAATGGttgtatcatttcatttaaatttttattttttattacttgaaaataatttgtaattttattgataattaagaaaatattatagaataaaatattattataataatggttgtgctaatcataatatataaaacttattcataaaatgttaaacatagaaaataatattaatgtactATTATTGGTAGCCCTTACATGGAAGAAATTGAGAATatcaaaccaaaaataaaaaaataaaaaatctactaCCAATGGTCTTAATACAAAAAACCATAACCAATTGTTCATCCTCTAACACACGGATTCTGGAGAAGCGTTTGGAGTAACAAACTTTTTCCAGTAGGGATGACTCTGCCATACAATGTGCATTTCTTCGATGGGAACCCCTTTAGTCTCAGGTAGAAGTTTGAAGATGAATATTGTCATCGCAAAGACAAAGCATGCAAAGAACATGAAGAGTCCAAATTTCATGTGACAGAGCATTGTGGTGAAAATTTGTGCAATGACAAAGGTAAAGATCATGTTAACAGAAACATTAACACTTTGTGCAGCTGATCGCACCTCAAGCGGAAAAATTTCACTCGGAACCAACCACCCTAAAGGACCCCAAGACCATGCAAATCCTGCAACGTAGATACATATGCCGCACACAACCATGATAGCATACCACTTTGGCAACACTCCTGGGTTTCCATCAATTCCAAATTTGAGTCCAATCGCCATAGCTATCAGAATCTACaccaaaccaaataaaaatacaatattaattataatatatcaataaaaagaGTTTGAAGATTTTCACAAAGATTATGtcggaaaaagaaaatgttacctGACAGATAAGCATTTGTGCCCCTCCTTCTAAGAAAAGGGTACGTCTCCCGAACTTGTCAACAGTGAATATGGAGACTAGAGTGGCAATTGCGTTGCAAGCGCCGATGATCATGGCCGACATGAGAGAAGCAGTGGCTCCAAAACCAATGGTTTTAAACAAAATAGGAGCATAAAACATTATCACGTTCATGCCAGTGAGTTGTTGGAAGAAGGGAATGGCTATGGCAAACGCGAGTTGAGGTCTATATTGTCTCTTCAACAAAGAGACCCAAGGGTGTTTCACTGCTTTGGAGGATTCACTCGCTGCCATAAGATCCTCAAACTCTTGATCAATGTCCGTGGTTCCTCGAATTTTGATAAGTTCCTTCTTGGCCTTCTCATCAAGACCACGTTCAATTAAGGAACTCGGTGAATCTGGAAGAATGATTGCACCAAACATGATCATGATAGCAGGAACTATTGCACAACCCAAGCTATACCGCCATCCTTCCCCATTCTCCATTTTGGCAAAAATGTAGTTAAGAACATTGGCAACAAAGATACCAATAGTGATTGCCAATTGGAACATCATATTAAGTGCTCCTCGGTACTTGTAGGGAGCAACCTCAGACATATAGATTGGCACAGACTGTCCACACAACTTTATTGCGTTAGCATTTTATGTACCATAATACGAAATATAaggaatgtttttcttttcaaagagaATATAACAAATATGTATGTTTATAACCTGATTGGCGCATCCAATTCCGAAGCCAAGTAGAATGCGACCAACAATGAGCATCCAAACATGTTGAGCGAAGCCATTCAATAGAGCACCAGCAAGAAAGAGCAGACCGCCACAAAACATGATAGCTCGCCTTCCGGTGAGTCGAGTCACAGTGGATGCTAACACCGAGGCAACAAGTGCAGCCAAATACAAAGATGATGTAAACAACGTTAATGTTTGGCTATCGAATTTGCAGTATTGGTTATCAGAGGGCTTTATATTGTTCTCCTTTGCATACACTTCAGGAAAGAATTTCTTCAGAAACGGATCCATAGAAGTCACACCACCTACACATATTTATCTCTTTTGTAACCAAAACTATAATGATAAGATGTAAGAAAAACatgttccaaaatatatatatatatatatatatatatatatatatatatatatatatatatatgaaaatgtataccAGATATGCCAAGGTCGTAGCCAAATATCAATCCTCCAAATGCAGCTACGAAGCATGCTACGAACACCCGAACAGTAAGTTTTCCTGGATAGTTCTTTGATTCTGAAGGGCCACTTGAGATGAAAGCTCCCGGCATTTTGAATGACCGAGAATTGAAAACTTCAACTCAAGTAAAattgagaagagaaaaaaaaaacttcaatgtATCAATGCTCCAATGTTACCTTAATTTATAGAGTGACGTTATTGCATtgcattgattgaattttatcttctagttatatcttttatctttttacatctttaaaagaataacttgttatatcttgaaagaaaaataaaatcttttatcttaaaaacataatttgataagttttaaatgattttcaattgaaatcttgtgccatagaaaaaaaaaagttaataaaatattactaaagtatcattttctaaaattaaaagaaatagaattaactaaaaatcttatagtataattatatttaaaaaatgagaaatatttaaaaatagatcaatattttaaactaaaaaataaaataaaaaagttacttttttattttattggataaaattttaaattgttttaattgaaatcttgtgatatagaaagaagataagaaaaatattaataacatcaagttttctaaaaatcttaagggagaaatattaaaaaaatagaaaatttaaaaatcttataatagaattatattaaaaaatgagaaaaaaataaaaaaatacataagcattttcaaagtattttaaattcaaaataaataaaaagtatcttttttaattgttttgataattttttttagtttcataattgaaatctaacataataaaaaaataagatcatgaaatattagtaaaattatcattgtctaaaaaataaaaaaatataaatatatcgaAACATCgagaaatattcaaccataaatacatatttaaaaagcattttaaattaaaaatagaaaagattattattttttatttaatttgataacattttaagttttctaattgaaatattgtactacaaggaagaagataaggaaaatatcattcaaataatcttttctaaaagataaagataatagaattaaataaaaatcttataataaaattatattaaaaatatgtcaaaataaattaaaaaaatgcatgaatattttcaaaacattttaaattcaaaaccaaataatttttttttatttaatttgataaaattttaaagttttttaattccaatattgtgatataaaaaaaattaataagaaattagtaaaatatggttttctaaagaataaaatatataattaattaaaaaacttgtagtatatttgtattgaaaaaattgagaaatatttataaatagataaatatttttgactaagaaaaataaaaggttgcccttttatttaatttaatgaaattttaaatttttttagttgaaatcTTTTACTACAGGAAGAAGGTAAGAAAAAGATTAATGAAACGAAgtttccaaataaataaattacattaaagtattatattaattgaattaaattaaaaaaatgagaaaaaaaataaagatattgaaatattttcaaaatattttaaattgaaaactaaagaaaaatatctttttatatttaattttataaaatttaaaagttttttaattgaaatcttgtgttataaaaataaaggtaaataaaatattactaaattatattattctagaAGATAAACAgtagtattaaataaaaatctaatcaaaaagttatttttttatttaatttgataaaatttaaattttctaattgaaatcTTATGTTGgactaaaataatgttattaaattctaccccaaattgatataaaatttgtcCTGTTtcgataaccagagcaaaagttatggccGTTTGAAGTTTTGCTAAAAATCTACAAAACTTTTTAACTACAAACACCACTAATATGACTCTAACAGCAACACACACTCACTGAAACACAACACTACAATGGttgtatcatttcatttaaattttatttttattacttgaaaataatttgtaattttattgataattaagaaaatattatagaataaaatattattataataatggttgtgctaatcataatatataaaacttattcataaaatgttaaacatagaaaataatattaatgtactATTATTGGTAGCCCTTACATGGAAGAAATTGAGAATatcaaaccaaaaataaaaaaataaaaaatctactaCCAATGGTCTTAATACAAAAAACCATAACCAATTGTTCATCCTCTAACACACGGATTCTGGAGAAGCGTTTGGAGTAACAAACTTTTTCCAGTAGGGATGACTCTGCCATACAATGTGCATTTCTTCGATGGGAACCCCTTTAGTCTCAGGTAGAAGTTTGAAGATGAATATTGTCATCGCAAAGACAAAGCATGCAAAGAACATGAAGAGTCCAAATTCATGTGACAGAGCATTGTGGTGAAAATTTGTGCAATGACAAAGGTAAAGATCATGTTAACAGAAACATTAACACTTTGTGCAGCTGATCGCACCTCAAGCGGAAAAATTTCACTCGGAACCAACCACCCTAAAGGACCCCAAGACCATGCAAATCCTGCAACGTAGATACATATGCCGCACACAACCATGATAGCATACCACTTGGCAACACTCCTGGGTTTCCATCAATTCCAAATTTGAGTCCAATCGCCATAGCTATCAGAATCTACaccaaaccaaataaaaatacaatattaattataatatatcaataaaaagaGTTTGAAGATTTTCACAAAGATTATGtcggaaaaagaaaatgtaccTGACAGATAAGCATTTGTGCCCCTCCTTCTAAGAAAAGGGTACGTCTCCCGAACTTGTCAACAGTGAATATGGAGACTAGAGTGGCAATTGCGTTGCAAGCGCCGATGATCATGGCCGACATGAGAGAAGCAGTGGCTCCAAAACCAATGGTTTTAAACAAAATAGGAGCATAAAACATTATCACGTTCATGCCAGTGAGTTGTTGGAAGAAGGGAATGGCTATGGCAAACGCGAGTTGAGGTCTATATTGTCTCTTCAACAAAGAGACCCAAGGGTGTTTCACTGCTTTGGAGGATTCACTCGCTGCCATAAGATCCTCAAACTCTTGATCAATGTCCGTGGTTCCTCGAATTTTGATAAGTTCCTTCTTGGCCTTCTCATCAAGACCACGTTCAATTAAGGAACTCGGTGAATCTGGAAGAATGATTGCACCAAACATGATCATGATAGCAGGAACTATTGCACAACCCAAGCTATACCGCCATCCTTCCCCATTCTCCATTTGGCAAAAATGTAGTTAAGAACATTGGCAACAAAGATACCAATAGTGATTGCCAATTGGAACATCATATTAAGTGCTCCTCGGTACTTGTAGGGAGCAACCTCAGACATATAGATTGGCACAGACTGTCCACACAACTTTATTGCGTTAGCATTTTATGTACCATAATACGAAATATAaggaatgtttttcttttcaaagagaATATAACAAATATGTATGTTTATAACCTGATTGGCGCATCCAATCCGAAGCCAAGTAGAATGCGACCAACAATGAGCATCCAAACATGTTGAGCGAAGCCATTCAATAGAGCACCAGCAAGAAAGAGCAGACCGCCACAAAACATGATAGCTCGCCTTCCGGTGAGTCGAGTCACAGTGGATGCTAACACCGAGGCAACAAGTGCAGCCAAATACAAAGATGATGTAAACAACGTTAATGTTTGGCTATCGAATTTGCAGTATTGGTTATCAGAGGGCTTTATATTGTTCTCCTTTGCATACACTTCAGGAAAGAATTTCTTCAGAAACGGATCCATAGAAGTCACACCACCTACACATATTTATCTCTTTTGTAACCAAAACTATAATGATAAGATGTAAGAAAAAACATGttccaaataatatatatatatatatatatatataatatatatatatatgaaaatgtataccAGATATGCCAAGGTCGTAGCCAAATATCAATCCTCCAAATGCAGCTACGAAGCATGCTACGAACACCCGAACAGTAAGTTTTCCTGGATAGTTCTTTGATTCTGAAGGGCCACTTGAGATGAAAGCTCCCGGCATTTTGAATGACCGAGAATTGAAAACTTCAACTCAAGTAAAattgagaagagaaaaaaaaaacttcaatgtATCAATGCTCCAATGTTACCTTAATTTATAGAGTGACGTTATTGCATtgcattgattgaattttatcttctagttatatcttttatcttttacatctttaaaagaataacttgttatatcttgaaagaaaaataaaatcttttatcttaaaaacataatttgataagttttaaatgattttcaattgaaatcttgtgccatagaaaaaaaaaaagttaataaaatattactaaaagtatcattttctaaaattaaaagaaatagaattaactaaaaatcttatagtataattatatttaaaaaatgagaaatatttaaaatagatcaatatttaaactaaaaaataaaataaaaaagttacttttttattttattggataaaattttaaattgtttaattgaatcttgtgatatagaaagaagataagaaaaaatattaataacatcaagttttctaaaaatcttaagggagaaatattaaaaaaatagaaaatttaaaaatcttataatagaattatattaaaaatgaggaaaaaaataaaaaaatacataagcattttcaaagtattttaaattcaaaataaataaaaagtatcttttttaattgttttgataatttttttagtttcataattgaaatctaacataataaaaaaataagatcatgaaaattagtaaaattatcattgtctaaaaaataaaaaaatataaatatatcgaAACATCgagaaatattcaaccataaatacatatttaaaaagcatttaaattaaaaatagaaaagattattattttttatttaatttgata carries:
- the LOC114171927 gene encoding sugar transport protein 1-like, which gives rise to MPGAFISSGPSESKNYPGKLTVRVFVACFVAAFGGLIFGYDLGISGGVTSMDPFLKKFFPEVYAKENNIKPSDNQYCKFDSQTLTLFTSSLYLAALVASVLASTVTRLTGRRAIMFCGGLLFLAGALLNGFAQHVWMLIVGRILLGFGIGCANQSVPIYMSEVAPYKYRGALNMMFQLAITIGIFVANVLNYIFAKMENGEGWRYSLGCAIVPAIMIMFGAIILPDSPSSLIERGLDEKAKKELIKIRGTTDIDQEFEDLMAASESSKAVKHPWVSLLKRQYRPQLAFAIAIPFFQQLTGMNVIMFYAPILFKTIGFGATASLMSAMIIGACNAIATLVSIFTVDKFGRRTLFLEGGAQMLICQILIAMAIGLKFGIDGNPGVLPKWYAIMVVCGICIYVAGFAWSWGPLGWLVPSEIFPLEVRSAAQSVNVSVNMIFTFVIAQIFTTMLCHMKFGLFMFFACFVFAMTIFIFKLLPETKGVPIEEMHIVWQSHPYWKKFVTPNASPESVC